The window GAGCACCTCGGGCTGGAACCTCCGTTTCGTCGACAACTTCGACGGGTCGTCGCTCAACCGCTCCTACTGGGGCACCTACAGCGCCGGCGCGGGCGGCGGTAACAGCAACCGCCTGTGGCGACCGGAGAACGTCCAGGTCGGCAACGGCAAGCTGACCATCGTCGGTCAGGCGTCCGGCGGCACCATGGCCACCGGCGGTATCTCCAACAGCCAGTACGCCCAGACGTACGGCAAGTGGGAGGTCCGCATGCGGATGGACCAGGGCTCGGCGGTCAAGTACGTCGCCCTGCTCTGGCCGACCTCAGGCTGGCCGCCGGAGATCGACTTCGCCGAAGGTTTCGGTGGGTCGTACGGCAACCGCATCGGGACCAACGCCTTCCTGCACTACGGCGCCAACAACTCGCAGGTCGCGAGCAAGCTGGCCGGCGTCGACATGTCGCAGTGGCACACCGTCGGGGTCGAGTGGACGCCCGGCAAGGTCGTCTACACGATCGACGGCTCGCCGTGGGCAACGGTCACCGGATCGATGGTGCCGTCGCAGCCGATGTGGCTTGCCCTGCAGACCGAAGGGTACGGCGGCACCAACGCCGGCCAGGTCAACATGGAGGTCGACTGGGTCGCGGTGTACTCCCGCGCCTGATCGATCTCACCCGCACACCGCACTACCCGTTCCCAGCGAGGCTGGTCACCCCCGGGGTGACCAGCCTCGCTGGCGTCCTGGTACCCGGCGTACCGGAAGTGCGCGCCGTGAGCGGCCGTTCCGGCGCCACGGGGCACGATGGGCCAGCGTGACCGCTTGTCCCCGAACCGACCGGAGGCGCACCCCATGATCGACGGCGGCCTGTCGGTCCTGCTGCTGCACGCCCACCCCGACGACGAGTCGCTGTTCACCGGGGCGCTCGCCCGGCGACTTGCCGATCGCGGCCACCACGTGCACCTGCTGACCGCGACCGGTGGCGAACTGGGCACGGCGCGCCGCCGCCTGGTGAACCGCAGCCGGGTCAGGCGCCGGCGGCTGGGGGAACTGCGGCGCGCCGCAGCCGTTCTCGGCATCGAGTCGGTCGGTCTGCTCGGCTACCGCGACTCCGGCATGCCGGGCGACCCGGCACACCAGCACGCCGAGGCATTCGTGGGGACAGACCTCGCCGCTGCCGCCACCCGCGTCGTGGCCGAACTCGACCGGGTCCGCGCCGACGTGCTGGTCCACTACGACGACACCGGGATCTACGGGCACCCCGACCACCTGATGGTGCACCGCGTCGGCCGGCTGGCTGTCACGCAGACCGCGATCCCGTCGTACGAATGCGCCCTGGAACGGGAGTACCTCGCCCAGCACGGTCCTCACTACGTCGAGGGCCCCCGGGCTGCCGGCGAGCCGGTCGTGGTCGGGCGGCCTCGTGCCGAGTTGACTGCCGTCCTCGTGCCCAGCCGGGAGGAGGTGGCGGCCAAACGGGACGCGCTGCGGGCCCACGGCAGCCAGCTGGGGCCGGCAGTCGTCGACTACCCGGACTTCGCCGCGCGGTACGGGCCGGAATGGTTCGTCCGGTGCGGTGAGGCGGTCTTCGAGCAACGGCACATCGTCGAAGCCTGCTAGCGGACTTCGGCCGCCACCGGTGACCCGGCCGGGGCACGCAGTCCCCGCCCGTCGAGGATCCGCCGGACACGTATCGCGGTGGGCGGCAGGCACGCCAGCCCGCTGGCGATCGTGGTCGACAGGAACGCCACGCCGACTCCGTTGATCCCCCACGGCTCGATGAGAACCGCGGTGAGCCCGAGCAGGGCGCCCGTGGTCACCAGCTGGATGACCACGAGCAGCCACACCCGACGTTCCAGCCAGACGAACGTCGAGTAGACGACCTCGATCGTCACGAACGGAATGCCCAACATGATCAACCGGAACAACGTGGTGCCGTTGTCGGCGTACTCCGGACCCACCAGCCGCAACAGGAACGGCGCCAGCACGATCCCGGCGGCAGCTCCGCCGATCGACAACACCGCGAGGATGCGCAGGGTGCGCAACAGCAGGCCGCGTAGCGCGGCAGGGTCGGCCGCAGCATGGACCCCGAAGGACAGCGCGACGGAGAACAGCACGCCCATCGCGGTCGTGCCGACCAGCCACGGCAGGTAGAAGTAGGCGCTCTGCGTCGACCCGAGCACCGACAGCACCACCAGCGGTAGCAGCAGACTGCCGGCGGACTCGATCAGGCTGTTGGCGTACTCGGCGACCACGAAGCCCGCCGCCGGCCGCCGCGCCGGCAGCTCGTGTGTGCCACCGCTGGCCCGTTCATGCGCGGGAAGGATCCGCCAGAACAGGACGGCGTTGACCGCCAGCACGGCCGCCAGGGCGGGCAGCAGATAGGCCAGCACCAGCGGATCCGTTGCGGCCGTGGCGCACAGCAGCGGGACCGCGGCCAGTCGGAGTCCCGCCGTGGCGGCGTTCTCGACCATCACCCAGAACGACTCCCGCAAGGCGGTGAGCGCGGCGTCCTGCAGCGCGAACACGGTGAGAATCGGCACTGCCAGAATGAAAGTCGCGATCTCGGCGCCGCCGTGCAGGAAACCCGAACCCCAGCCGACCGCGACGAAGCCGGACGCGACGACGACGGACAGCGCGGCGGTGGCGGCGTACCCCAGCGCGACCAGGCGCCGCGACCGCGGCCCGGCGACCGGCAGGAACCTCGGCAGTATGGTGCCCAGCGACAGCTGCGACACCTTGCTCAGCAACAGCGCCGTCGAGATCTCGGCCGACGCGTCGCCGACCGCCGAGACCGGCAACAAGCGACCGGCGATCGCCCAGAAGACCAGTCCGGCCGCCGCCGTGACGATCGTCGTCAGCATCAGCGAGAAGGCGTTGACCAGGAACGAGGCCCGCCGGACCCGCACCGGTGTCGTCACCGCGGCATCATCTCGCGCCCCGGCCCCGTCATGCCCGTTGCGCGACCGCCCGGGTGAGGAGCGCTTCGGTGCCCTCGACGGTGCGCGACAGCGGATAGCGCGCACGTACCACGGCCGTGCAGCTCTCGCCGAGAGCCGGGTCGGCGCTGCGCCAGGCCAGCAGGTCGGCGATCGCGGTGGCCAACGCCTCGGGGTCACCCGGTTCCACCAGGAGCCTCGACAACGGCCCATCGAGGATCTCCGGGATGCCGCCCTTGCGACTGGCGACCACGGGGAGCCCGGTGGCCATCGCCTCGATCACCACGCGGCCGAAGGACTCCTCCGCCAGCGTGGGAACCGCGACCAGGTCCGCTGCATGCAGGAAGGTCACCGGATCGCGACGCGGGTGGTACCACACCACTCCGGCCGGGGCGGTGTCGCGCAGCGGACCGAGGTAGGACCCTCGATCGGCCGGGTCCGGCGCACCGAGGACGACCAGGACATGGTGCGCCGGATCGAGCCCGAGCCGCCGCCACGCCTCCACGAGAACGTGGACGCCCTTCTGGCGGATCACCCGGCCGTAGCAGAGGACGACGAACGCGTCCGGTGGCAGGCCCAACTCACCTCGGGCCTTCAGTCGCATGCTCTCGTCGGCGACGGCGTACTCGTCCGGATCCACGCCGTTGGGGATGATCGTGATCCGGTCGGGCGACAGCCCGAGCGCGACGTAGCGTTCCTTCAGGAACTGCGAGACCGCCGCGATGTGGTCGACCCCGCTCAGCAGGCGGACCAGCAGGTCCGGCGCGTAGCCGGTCACGTGGTGCAGGTGGCACACCAACGGGATCCTGGCAAACCGGCTCGCCAGCTGGGCCCAGACGATCTCTTCGATCCGGCTCAGGTACAACACGTCGCCGTGCCGGTCGCGGACCCGAGCCACGGCCGGCGCGATGCGCGCGAGGTCGATCACCGCCGTACGACGCGCCACGTCGAAACTCGGCACCACGCTCACCGAGCGGGCCAGCTGGTGGTACTGCGCCGCGAACGGGCCGGTGTCAGACCGGCACAGCACGTCCAGGTCGTGCCCCCGCAGCGCCAGTTCCCGCGCAACCTGGAACAACTGCACCTCGATGCCGCCCAGCGGTGCCAACTCGCGGGTATTCAGGACGATCCGCAATGCTCACCCCCCGGCGCGCCGTTGCGCCGTTGCGCCGACCGTCCGCTGGTCGACCGTCGCCCTACTGAGTCCTACAAACACCAGCGGCTGAGATCTTTCTCAGGACCTGTCGAGCCTAGGGCGCGGTTCGGGATGGTCAACCCACCGTTAGGACGATCGAGCGCTCACCGGTCCGGCCGGTGACGCCGGACGGCCCCGGGCCACAGCGGACGCCGGGCGGTCCAGGGATTGCAGGACGCGCTGCGGCGGCCTGCTGGGCCCTGGGCGAGGCCGGACGCCAGCGGCCGCCGGGCTGACCGGCCGCGCGCGCTAGGACGGTTCGACGACGGTCGCGCGATCGGTGTCCGGCTCGGCACTGACCACGTCGGCCGGCGGCCGGCGCCACAGCTGGCGCAGCCGCTTGCTCACCGGGTAGATCGACGCCAGGCCGAGGAACGTCCAGGTCACGAACAAGGCGATACCGACGGCGTTGATGCCCTGCGAGCCCATCAGCAGGCCGCTGATCGCCAGGGTCGCTCCGGACGCCACGGTCTGCAGGCCCAACAGCCACCAGACCCGCCGCTCGATCCAGGCAAACGTGACGTAGAACGAATAGATGCCGATGAACGGCAGGGCGGCGAGGATGAGGCGGAACAACGTCGTGCCGTTCTCGGCGTACTGCGGACCGAGGATCGACAGGAAGAACGGTGCTCCGATGATGCCGATGACGGTCGCCGGGACGGTCGCCCCGATGATGAGACGCATGGTGCGGCGCGCCAGCGTGCCGGTCTGCTCCGGATGCGACACCGCTTCCACACCAAAGGACATCGCGATGTTGACCAGCAACAGGTTCAACGTCGAGCCGATCAGCCACGGCATGTAGAAGTACGCGCTGGCCTCGCTGCCCAGCACCGTCAGCACGATGAGCGGCAGCAGCAGCGTGCCGAGGCTCTCCACGATGCTGCTGGCGTACTCCGCGGTGACGAACGACGCCATACCGCGCCGGTCCGGCAGTTCGTGTTTGCCCTCACTGCGCGCCTCGTGCGCGGGTATCAGTCGCGAGGACATCAGGACGTGGACCACGACGAAGGCCACGACCAGCGGGATCATCCACGACAGGAAGATCCCGGAGTCGGTCGCCAGCAGGGCGAGGACCGGCAGGAGCAGGAGTTTCGCCACCGAGAACACGGTGTTCTCGACCATCACCCAGACCGACGCCCGCAGTCCGATCAGCGCCGCGGCCTGCAAGGCGAACAGCGTCATCATGGGGACACCGATGACGAAGATGACACGGTTGAACGTCGAGGGCAGGAACTCGTCGCCCAAGCCCACGACGACGAAGACCGTCCCGACGATC of the Actinomycetota bacterium genome contains:
- a CDS encoding GlcNAc-PI de-N-acetylase is translated as MGQRDRLSPNRPEAHPMIDGGLSVLLLHAHPDDESLFTGALARRLADRGHHVHLLTATGGELGTARRRLVNRSRVRRRRLGELRRAAAVLGIESVGLLGYRDSGMPGDPAHQHAEAFVGTDLAAAATRVVAELDRVRADVLVHYDDTGIYGHPDHLMVHRVGRLAVTQTAIPSYECALEREYLAQHGPHYVEGPRAAGEPVVVGRPRAELTAVLVPSREEVAAKRDALRAHGSQLGPAVVDYPDFAARYGPEWFVRCGEAVFEQRHIVEAC
- a CDS encoding glycosyltransferase family 1 protein: MRIVLNTRELAPLGGIEVQLFQVARELALRGHDLDVLCRSDTGPFAAQYHQLARSVSVVPSFDVARRTAVIDLARIAPAVARVRDRHGDVLYLSRIEEIVWAQLASRFARIPLVCHLHHVTGYAPDLLVRLLSGVDHIAAVSQFLKERYVALGLSPDRITIIPNGVDPDEYAVADESMRLKARGELGLPPDAFVVLCYGRVIRQKGVHVLVEAWRRLGLDPAHHVLVVLGAPDPADRGSYLGPLRDTAPAGVVWYHPRRDPVTFLHAADLVAVPTLAEESFGRVVIEAMATGLPVVASRKGGIPEILDGPLSRLLVEPGDPEALATAIADLLAWRSADPALGESCTAVVRARYPLSRTVEGTEALLTRAVAQRA
- a CDS encoding glycosyl hydrolase family protein, translated to MRAKKTQRRNKVLVLGAASLGVALVAATVPLATGGVDSASAAGWGSASSYYQAWKAWKAQKLKNAREGSTLQRRYGSPWRPYVNPTASATPSATASSTAKPTTSATPKPTSTPKPTSTAKPATSSGSGATPPTGSTSGWNLRFVDNFDGSSLNRSYWGTYSAGAGGGNSNRLWRPENVQVGNGKLTIVGQASGGTMATGGISNSQYAQTYGKWEVRMRMDQGSAVKYVALLWPTSGWPPEIDFAEGFGGSYGNRIGTNAFLHYGANNSQVASKLAGVDMSQWHTVGVEWTPGKVVYTIDGSPWATVTGSMVPSQPMWLALQTEGYGGTNAGQVNMEVDWVAVYSRA